In a genomic window of Nomascus leucogenys isolate Asia chromosome 4, Asia_NLE_v1, whole genome shotgun sequence:
- the SERPINB2 gene encoding plasminogen activator inhibitor 2 encodes MEDLCVANTLFALNLFKHLAKASPTQNLFLSPWSISSTMAMAYMGSRGSTEDQMAKVLQFNEVGANAVTPMTPENFTSCGFMQQIQKGTYPDAILQAQAADKIHSSFRSLSSAINASTGDYLLESVNKLFGEKSASFREEYIRLCQKYYSSEPQAVDFLECAEEARKKINSWVKTQTKGKIPNLLPEGSVDGDTRMVLVNAVYFKGKWKTPFEKKLNGLYPFRVNSTQRTAVQMMYLREKLNIGYIEDLKAQILELPYAGDVSMFLLLPDEIADVSTGLELLESEITYDKLSKWTSKDKMAEDDVEVYIPQFKLEEHYELKSILRSMGMEDAFNKGQANFSGMSERNDLFLSEVFHQAMVDVNEEGTEAAAGTGGVMTGRTGHGGPQFVADHPFLFLIMHKITKCILFFGRFSSP; translated from the exons ATGGAGGACCTTTGTGTGGCAAACACACTCTTTGCCCTCAATTTATTCAAGCATCTGGCAAAAGCAAGCCCCACCCAGAACCTCTTCCTCTCCCCATGGAGCATCTCGTCCACCATGGCCATGGCCTACATGGGCTCCAGGGGCAGCACCGAAGACCAGATGGCCAAG GTGCTTCAGTTTAATGAAGTGGGAGCCAATGCAGTTACCCCCATGACTCCAGAGAACTTTACCAGCTGTGGGTTCATGCAGCAGATCCAGAAGGGTACTTATCCTGATGCGATTTTGCAG GCACAAGCTGCAGATAAAATCCATTCATCCTTCCGCTCTCTCAGCTCTGCAATCAATGCATCCACAGGGGATTATTTATTGGAAAGTGTCAATAAGCTGTTTGGTGAGAAGTCTGCGAGCTTCAGGGAA GAATATATTCGACTCTGTCAGAAATATTACTCCTCAGAACCCCAGGCAGTAGACTTCCTAGAATGTGcagaagaagccagaaaaaagaTTAATTCCTGGGTCAAGACTCAAACCAAAG GCAAAATCCCAAACTTGTTACCTGAAGGTTCTGTAGATGGGGATACCAGGATGGTCCTGGTGAATGCTGTCTACTTCAAAGGAAAGTGGAAAACTCCATTTGAGAAGAAACTAAATGGGCTTTATCCTTTCCGTGTAAACTCG ACTCAGCGCACAGCTGTACAGATGATGTACTTGCGTGAAAAGCTAAACATTGGATATATAGAAGACCTAAAGGCTCAGATTCTAGAACTCCCATATGCTGGAGATGTTAGCATGTTCCTGTTGCTTCCAGATGAAATTGCCGATGTGTCCACTGGCTTGGAGCTG cTGGAAAGTGAAATAACCTATGACAAACTCAGCAAGTGGACCAGCAAAGACAAAATGGCTGAAGATGATGTTGAGGTATACATACCCCAGTTCAAATTAGAAGAGCATTATGAACTCAAATCCATTCTGAGAAGCATGGGCATGGAGGATGCCTTCAACAAGGGACAGGCCAATTTCTCAGGGATGTCGGAGAGGAATGACCTGTTTCTTTCTGAAGTGTTCCACCAAGCCATGGTGGATGTGAATGAGGAGGGCACTGAAGCAGCCGCTGGTACAGGAGGTGTTATGACAGGGAGAACAGGTCATGGAGGCCCACAGTTTGTGGCAGatcatccttttcttttccttattatgCATAAAATAACcaagtgcattttattttttggcagatTTTCCTCACCCTAA